In one window of Gossypium arboreum isolate Shixiya-1 chromosome 4, ASM2569848v2, whole genome shotgun sequence DNA:
- the LOC108465337 gene encoding serine/threonine-protein kinase D6PKL2 has protein sequence MFWDCKRKRKRLKTPTQTLGLSMQQQKNKTKTLPTYHLPYLILLLYSLVSYPNCLKFEYCLIPFFYFFLISNSPCLSPRLTLPFFDYLGHITPPTFLLTNHSGGDLHILRQRQPGKHFTEPAARFYASEVLLALEYLHMMGVVYRDLKPENVLVREDGHIMLSDFDLSLRCFVNPTLVQSCSEPSCRIASYCIQPACIDPACKLPVCVEPACLQPSCFKPRFLSSKTTKVKSEKTNLVNSDSFPVLIAEPTNARSMSFVGTHEYLAPEIIRGDGHGSAVDWWTFGIFLYELLLGRTPFKGNDNRETLFNVVGQSLKFTEGSSISFAAKDLIRGLLVKDPQKRLGFKRGATEIKQHPFFESVNWALIRSTHPPEIPKPIDIPLLNQAFKSSLPSNDKGVTDSDRSSGPYLDFEFF, from the exons ATGTTCTGGGACtgcaagagaaaaagaaaaagactcAAAACCCCAACTCAAACCTTGGGTTTATCAatgcaacaacaaaaaaacaaaacaaaaaccctTCCCACTTACCACCTTCCTTATCTTATACTATTACTATATTCTTTAGTTTCTTACCCTAACTGTTTGAAATTTGAATACTgtttaattccatttttttatttttttctcatttcCAACTCCCCATGTTTAAGCCCGCGTCTCACTCTCCCTTTCTTTGACTACCTCGGTCACATCACACCCCCCACATTTCTCTTGACCAACCACAG TGGTGGGGATCTTCATATTCTCCGGCAACGACAGCCGGGCAAACATTTTACCGAACCAGCAGCACG GTTTTATGCTTCAGAAGTCCTTCTAGCCCTCGAGTATCTACACATGATGGGGGTGGTGTATAGGGATTTAAAGCCCGAAAATGTGTTGGTCAGGGAGGATGGCCACATTATGCTATCTGATTTTGATTTGTCATTGCGATGTTTCGTCAATCCCACGCTTGTGCAGTCCTGTTCTGAGCCATCATGTAGAATTGCTTCATACTGTATTCAGCCAGCATGTATTGATCCGGCATGCAAATTACCAGTATGTGTAGAGCCTGCTTGCTTGCAGCCATCTTGCTTTAAGCCTCGGTTTCTCAGTTCCAAAACAACGAAGGTGAAGAGTGAAAAAACAAATTTGGTGAACTCAGATTCATTTCCTGTACTTATTGCAGAACCAACTAACGCTCGCTCTATGTCATTTGTTGGGACTCATGAATATTTAGCTCCTGAAATTATAAGAGGAGATGGTCACGGGAGTGCTGTTGATTGGTGGACATTTGGTATTTTCTTGTACGAATTACTACTAGGACGAACACCATTTAAAGGAAACGATAATCGGGAGACATTATTCAATGTGGTTGGTCAGTCCCTAAAATTTACAGAGGGATCTTCAATCAGTTTTGCTGCAAAGGATTTAATCCGTGGTCTGCTTGTGAAGGATCCACAAAAGAGATTAGGCTTCAAAAGAGGTGCCACTGAGATCAAGCAACATCCATTCTTCGAAAGTGTTAACTGGGCTCTTATCCGCAGTACGCATCCTCCGGAAATCCCTAAACCCATTGATATCCCATTGCTAAACCAAGCATTTAAGTCATCCTTGCCTTCAAATGACAAGGGAGTCACAGACTCAGACAGGTCATCTGGTCCTTACTTAGATTTTGAGTTTTTCTGA